In one Nicotiana sylvestris chromosome 8, ASM39365v2, whole genome shotgun sequence genomic region, the following are encoded:
- the LOC104239261 gene encoding glucan endo-1,3-beta-glucosidase 5-like encodes MGMMGMKDGIWISMILGFMVLGKVYGIGANWGTQATHPLPPNIVVKLLKDNGIQKVKLFDADADIFKALSGSGIEVMVGIPNEMLYSLANSLGAAEKWVEKNISSFVSSNSVDIKYVAVGNEPFLSQFNGTFLSTTFPAIQNIQAALIKAGLGNRVKVTVPLNADVYESSSEKPSTGDFRQDIRDLMVNIVKFLNENGGAFTVNIYPFISLYNDPNFPADYAFFDGYSNAIDDNGKIYNNVFDANHDTLLWALQKNGYPNMSIIIGEIGWPTDGDNNANLKAAQRFNQGFMTHISGGKGTPMRPGPIDAYLFSLIDEDAKSIQPGNFERHWGIFYFDGTAKYNLSLGANNGELVPASGVRYLARQWCVLSLSASLDDPQLADSVGYACSHADCTSLGHGTSCADLDTRGNISYAFNSYYQENDQLPTACKFPNLSMVTNTDPSPLGGNCKFKIMIQASSPKNHKSNAFTSKPVNMMFLVIISLLSVL; translated from the exons ATGGGAATGATGGGGATGAAAGATGGTATTTGGATATCAATGATTTTGGGGTTTATGGTATTAGGAAAAGTGTATGGAATTGGAGCAAATTGGGGAACACAAGCAACACATCCTTTGCCACCAAACATAGTAGTGAAGCTGCTCAAGGACAATGGAATTCAGAAAGTGAAGCTGTTTGATGCAGATGCAGATATCTTTAAAGCACTGAGTGGGTCTGGAATTGAAGTAATGGTTGGAATCCCAAATGAAATGCTTTATAGTTTAGCTAACAGTTTGGGTGCTGCTGAGAAATGGGTTGAGAAGAATATCTCTTCATTTGTCTCTTCCAACAGTGTTGATATCAA ATATGTTGCAGTTGGAAATGAACCATTTCTATCTCAGTTTAATGGAACATTTCTGTCAACAACATTCCCAGCTATTCAAAATATCCAGGCAGCCCTCATAAAAGCCGGTCTTGGCAATCGGGTGAAAGTAACTGTTCCTCTCAATGCCGATGTATACGAGAGTTCGAGTGAAAAACCTTCAACAGGTGACTTCAGGCAAGACATTCGTGATCTCATGGTGAACATTGTCAAGTTCTTGAATGAAAATGGTGGTGCATTTACTGTCAATATCTATCCTTTTATAAGTCTCTACAATGACCCCAACTTTCCTGCTGACTATGCTTTCTTCGACGGATACTCAAATGCCATCGATGACAATGGGAAAATTTACAACAACGTGTTCGATGCAAACCACGATACCCTGCTTTGGGCGTTGCAGAAAAATGGATACCCAAATATGTCGATCATAATAGGGGAAATCGGATGGCCAACAGACGGAGACAATAATGCAAACTTAAAGGCTGCCCAGAGATTCAACCAAGGATTCATGACTCACATTTCAGGTGGAAAGGGGACTCCAATGAGGCCTGGCCCTATAGATGCTTACCTGTTCAGCCTGATCGATGAGGATGCGAAAAGCATCCAGCCTGGTAACTTCGAACGCCATTGGGGAATATTTTACTTCGATGGTACGGCTAAATACAATCTTTCCCTGGGTGCAAACAATGGAGAATTAGTACCAGCAAGCGGTGTTCGTTACCTGGCTCGCCAGTGGTGCGTGCTGTCGCTCTCGGCCAGTCTTGATGATCCACAGCTAGCTGATAGTGTGGGCTATGCATGTTCACACGCTGATTGCACCAGCCTCGGACATGGGACATCGTGCGCTGATCTGGATACCCGTGGCAACATTTCATATGCATTCAACAGTTATTATCAGGAAAACGATCAGCTACCTACTGCCTGCAAGTTTCCGAACCTTTCCATGGTCACAAACACAGATCCATCACCACTGGGTGGAAACTGTAAATTCAAAATAATGATCCAAGCAAGTAGTCCTAAAAACCATAAGAGTAATGCATTTACATCTAAGCCTGTCAATATGATGTTTTTGGTTATAATTTCTTTGTTGAGTGTTTTGTAA